In Nocardioides sp. zg-1228, a single window of DNA contains:
- a CDS encoding ArsI/CadI family heavy metal resistance metalloenzyme yields MSRLQLALNVDDLEASIAFYSTLFGTEPHKVRPGYANFAVAHPPLKLVLVENAGQGGSINHLGVEVEDVDAVDSELTRLAAAGFATTEERDTTCCYAKQDKFWVQNTPDGERWEVYTITDDAPVPAVEERVEEAVDGGAVCCA; encoded by the coding sequence ATGTCCCGCCTGCAGCTCGCGCTCAACGTCGACGACCTCGAGGCGTCGATCGCCTTCTACTCCACGCTCTTCGGCACCGAGCCGCACAAGGTCCGCCCGGGCTACGCCAACTTCGCGGTGGCCCACCCGCCGCTCAAGCTCGTCCTGGTGGAGAACGCCGGGCAGGGCGGGAGCATCAACCACCTCGGCGTCGAGGTCGAGGACGTCGACGCCGTGGACTCCGAGCTGACCCGCCTCGCGGCGGCCGGCTTCGCGACGACCGAGGAGCGCGACACCACCTGCTGCTACGCCAAGCAGGACAAGTTCTGGGTGCAGAACACGCCCGACGGGGAGCGCTGGGAGGTCTACACGATCACCGACGACGCACCGGTCCCCGCTGTGGAGGAGCGGGTCGAGGAGGCCGTCGACGGGGGCGCCGTCTGCTGCGCCTGA
- a CDS encoding metalloregulator ArsR/SmtB family transcription factor — MSKSELTLSPVETVACCSPLVREPLSAHRAEGVAPLLKALADPVRLRLVSIVAASEGGEACVCDLNDAFDLSQPTISHHLKVLHDAGLLERSKRGVWVYYAVRREVLADLAALIGGDA, encoded by the coding sequence GTGTCGAAGTCCGAGCTGACCCTGAGCCCCGTCGAGACCGTCGCCTGCTGCTCGCCGCTGGTGCGCGAGCCGCTGTCGGCCCACCGGGCCGAGGGGGTGGCGCCGCTGCTCAAGGCGCTCGCCGACCCGGTGCGCCTGCGGCTGGTCTCGATCGTCGCCGCGAGCGAGGGCGGCGAGGCCTGCGTGTGCGACCTCAACGACGCCTTCGACCTCTCCCAGCCGACGATCAGCCACCACCTCAAGGTGCTGCACGACGCCGGCCTGCTCGAGCGCAGCAAGCGCGGCGTGTGGGTCTACTACGCCGTGCGTCGCGAGGTGCTCGCCGACCTCGCGGCCCTCATCGGCGGGGACGCGTGA